The following nucleotide sequence is from Acyrthosiphon pisum isolate AL4f chromosome A2, pea_aphid_22Mar2018_4r6ur, whole genome shotgun sequence.
attagtataaaataagtattcatttttgaaatttaactttaaattgtataaacttaaaaattaattagtcacgttaatattttaatttgactaaCTAGTGTCAAATGTTGATAGTTGTATAGTTTCATTAAGAATTAAATctattaaatctattaaaaaataatattgtaggaacgtattataaaaaaatgcttgGGTTAGCTTTAACTCTCTTGTCACTCCCAAATTACATGTATGTTAACTTGAAGATATTTTGACACAATTCTGTCTTGAGGAACAAAATGTTAGGCTTCTGATAGAAAATGTACTATATATTTGTAGGTCTTTTTGTTTCTTAAGTTTTTGTTCGCAAGATCAAACATCTCTTTAAATAcgataaactttttaaaacaaccatagttattgtttttacagtAGACGATTGTTGAAGTTTATAGACCAAACTCATCCGCACATTATTGATGTTAAAGTATtccatcatattaataatatgctgGTTTAGAcatttttctatgttttaaCAGTTTTCTTCTTAGTCTTTTCAAACAAAGAGGCACTAAAAGGCTGGTGTTTATGACGCAAATGACAGTTTTCTATTTGATATTAATCATacgttactataataaatacagcacaatattataagataacataaaaaaaaaacaatctttgtaatatcgaaaaattatttctcatttatttcctaatatataaatgataacctTAAATGCATGACTACATGTGGATATATTGTTAAGTGTTAGGTAACCCTTTCACTGCCACACTATTTATCCACTGTAATGGTATAtgcaacataaaattaaatgttgttttttaaaatttttttagatcttaattttgagatttatatgaactaataatttaagtttaaaataatgtgaaCCATGGTTTCCAAAACTTGTACGGTTACCGgaaaatgagaatattattaacCCATTAGCGccagagttttttttatttacaattttaactaaaatgttgaaaatgtatcttatacctaaaaaatgattgtaaaaaatCTATGTTGCCATATGGGGTTATTCGGTTAAATACAGGGACATAATAGTACATCCGAAGTAGTGAATGGCGTAAATGTTTTGGACGTAATAGTATGTCTGGAGCAGTAAAAGGGTTAAGATAACAGTATTTAAAAGAGATTTTTGCATGGATTACAtacttacaaaaatgtataaaaagtagTAAGTAATGAATGATTTTTCAGTATTATCCAATACATCAGTcaactattaaataaacataatatacaattaatataattatgtgaaaagtaaagaaaaattatcagatttataattaattaattaataattataatataacaacataatttataggcattttaaaTGGAACTATCtacttataaaacaaacaatatacaaaaaaaattggaaaaactatattatattaagccaacagtaaatagttaaaaaaaaaaccatcataaGAAGCCTAAATCTAGTTTAACGatcaaattaaatcattatttttctttattcaaTGCTTGAATGAAATCTTCAAGTTTCTCTTGAATTTGTTTGACTTTatctaaagtaaaaaaaagctcataaaaatacatatttcagACTTTATAGAGCTTCCAAAACTCACTGAGTTCTTCAACTAGAGTTACACGGCGCCCAGTCAACAGTTTGCACTTCATCTCAATATTTTGGCTGTACTCATCCAAAACTTCTTTTAACTCTTTATGTAAACGTCtcactaatgtaaaaaaaaataaaattaatgtttagtttatatattaaacttaaattaatatagtattacattcTCTATTGGTAATCTGTTGTCTTAAGACGTTGGCCGTTACTTTGATCATACGAGTTATTCTCCAAAACATTTCAATATCATAATACTCAttctaaacatataattttttagttttataatacgtaatattccttattatatacataatatatgttacatataataatgaaacGACTCTTCTCACAACTTTGGATAGTATCCACATGGTGAATacgatatatttttctttacaattacgtgaataatattaagtttttaatatacctGTAAGCCATTTGATTCTTGATAgtggtaaaaatgttttttaatattttgtgcatTTTCTAAAgctattttgaaataatgacgTCTGTACACTAAATACCACGTTTGCCATATATCATCAAGTTCACATGGTGTTCCATTTTTCTGTTTCAAATTGTTgctaattgttatttgttcgtCTTTACTTAACAAATTACTATGGTTCTAAATACAATAATCGagcataaataaaacaatttagttgcaaaatcagtattaaaataatttaattactggATTTGAGTGCAATAAATTTTCcagttcatatttaatattatttcttttagttTGTTCGGCCGTAGAACTTTGCCAGTAAAACCATTTCTCATAATTGGAAGGGCCAACCATTTCTTTTAATAAGCCATCAGTTACctatacaacataaattaaatgacattgctataagcatattataaaaataataaatcaattgtttacttttaaattattttccaaggTACTGGTAAGAAATTGAGCTGCTTGATCCCAGTTATGTTTATCTTTTATACACCTATCTTCTAAAGTGTTTAATTGAATCACTCGTAACATTTCTaatgcctgttaaaaataattaaatgttctcATAAATTCATAATGGCAGTTATAAATCATCAATAATGCCTTACCTTATCTTCCCAAGAGTGCCTTTTTAATGCTTCATCAATAACAGCCATTTTTAAAGTTTCTAAAATTTCATCGGAAGCTTGaagtttttggttttggttttctTCAAACATTGTTTTGAACATATCTTTCAACACAACCCAACCTATATTAATGGATTTTCTGGGTAACTGCTCCTCAGCCCACtgctttaatttaatatcaaccATTGTATTGAAGCTTGCTatacagaaatattaaaatgtaatttaagatttcatagttttattattatcattaccagTACTGTTTGTTTGATTCACCGAATAACCTGCAGGCAAgtagacattttcaattatatagtgAGAAATGCCATTCCAAAGTTCAGCACTAAGTTTCTCTTCCCAATCCTTGACGGATACAAGACTAAGATTCACCACTTCATTTAACACTTCTCCACGAGCTTTTTCAAACAACTCGTCTCTGTCCAGTTCCAAATACCTAGAGAGGTTAAtgtcaaaaatgttaatatgtcATTTTAAAAGACTTCTAGAGTTGTTtgagatatataatagtttgtcaAAAAccttggaaaattatttttccattcaGTTTCCAAATTGTATCTAGTTGCTTTAAAAGAATCTGCTTGTTGTTCAACTGTTTCGCGAACCATTTTCCAAAAGCAATCAGAAACAGCCATGCTCAAGTTGCGTGTTGTCAATTGTGATGAAATACCAATGGACTCTCTATAAGACAACAACAAAAATCAGTGTCGATTATTTCTTCAAAGGTATTATAGACATTACCTGAATAGTTTGGAATTCCTAAAAAAATTCTCTTCATATTCCTTTATACTATCAATACTATCATTTTGATTGCCTTTGCCAGTTATGACAGCAAAGTATCCCAATGCTTTCATAGGAAATAGACTGCCACTTAGTATTTTGTTAACCTAAAGGTAAAAcaacatattacatttaaataagaaTACTGAAAAGAAATTTTGATTCAGATGTGACAAAATATTCCTTTCACGTACACGTTCCGCATTGGCCATATTTTTTTCAGCCAAATCAACTTTAgttaatactaatatagtacGCCGACCATGTGGATCAATTTGGGATACCAAATCTGTAACATTGCTTCTTTCTGCATCTACAGATCCATCTTGAATACAGAGAATGATTGCATTTGGATTAGACATATACGCTGTAGACATCTGACGTATACATTCTCGTGTGTCAGGTGCCATGCCTTGGGTCACACTCTAATAAATAAATCCGTACAGAAttgatagtttaataattattattatgtaatggcaatattaacttattaacttacgCTAATGATGCCTGGTAGATCGACAAGCACCATTCGTTGAAGACCAGGACCACGGACTGTCATTGAAATAACTTCATTACTTACCGAATTTCCACGGCTTACAGTGTTCTTCATTCTTGCTTCTACCTTTTTATAAAGTTTACATTTgacacaaattaataataggtgTGATATCAAAAATTTTACAAGAATGAATCTTACTTCTTTTCTGAGTTCAGCTAATTCAGATTCTTTAGTTAAATCAAATTCTCTAGCACTATCTTTGAACTGTGCTACATGATATGGACCTTCACTTAGTGTCACTTTAACGGGTGCTCTGGTCATCATTTCTCCAGCAcccctaaaaaaattaaattaatataatatcaatgcaaaatatttttatcaaactaaaacttatataatatgctatataatacCTAGGAAAAATTCTTGCTTGTGCTATCATTTCTAAAACCGACGTTTTTCCAGAACTTTGATCACCGATTACAATAACTCTGGGCAAATGGTCTTGAGTTTGGTAGTTTGAATCGTAATCATTCAATTCATCAAGTAGTTCAGAGTACATATCTATTAATGATTTctaagcaaaaaaaatatattatttattacataaatgttataataaaaacaaaattaattggaatggtttttaataattactttaactTTTCTCATattcattttatgattttttgcaAGTAAAAGTATCTTTCGCAAttctttattttctttttctagTTTTTCCAATTCTTTTTGGTACCTTAACtgtatttctataatttctTGTTGTGATATTTCTAATATAGTGAATGTAATTAATTAGAaccaaacaatataatgtatagtttgGACAATCTATAAGTATTCTCAACATATATACTAACCCAATTTCTGTTTGTAATCTTTAGAGTTTGGTGTTGCAGCTTTAGTAATAATGGGAGAAATATCTTCAACAATTTTagctacaaaaataatatttaagtacatggtatgtttaaaaatgttcactattataaattatttcctcagataaaaaaatgtaatgcttaATGTAACCCAACATTAATtggatttgttatattatattgtacattaaaattaattaagatcAAGTATTTTTATCGATAcatgtttcatattatgttatattaatatattatactttattccaTTTAAGTTGACCTGCTTTAGCGCATATAGACTAAGTCATTGTAAGGTAACATTCAGACCCTCTAGCCAGGACCTCTGTGATTGGTTGCCGTTAGTTGGCAACTGGCGCTGCTTCTCGTTTTAGCTGGCTACCGCCATAATTATGGGAGAGACTGCAACTGGGTTTGTCGGATGAGTAGGTCAAAATAAATGGAATAGAGTACaagaaaattatagtattataaaattgaaaatgatatatactagaaaaataacaaatataatattagatatacctactaaattaagtattaaaaaaacttgtttagaaaataaaaattttaactaaaaataaatttctaattttatttaggaaaaaaaaaggAAGAGCAACCGCAAATGGCAAATGGAAGAACTtaaataagtaacaaaaattaaatataatatgaatttatctAACTTGAATAAACATGCATACTTTCTCGAATTCAAATACAAGTAGCTTAACTTCACACTGATAAACTTGAGAATTAATTAGAAGCAGTTActggattttaaatttgatcaagTGCAAACTTTTGTGTaaacaatcaatataaaaaaaaagcaaggggaatataattacaatatttttaggcACTGACAAGCTATTAgacatatttcaaaattaagatGGTAATTTAGTTTTCTCTCACAGATAAAAACTCACATTGGTCATCTGATTCAGTTATTTCTGCTGCCTTAAACGCTTGATCAATATGAGAATCAAGCCAGACTTTTAATTTGTCCAACTTTTCATTAGATTTTGAAGAGTCTATAACATACAATGAACTGTTTGTACAGTCTAAATACTAGATTATCTCAGTCTTTAACAGATTTAAGTTCTTCCACTTAAAACATAATCAGTTTTAGGGTCTTACCGAAATCAATATTCTGCACAGTGTCCAAAATTGATTTCAATGATGTTTGAATAGTATTGGCTATGTTATTGTTGGGAAAAACATCTTCCAGCCAACTTAAATCGGGCAATGAATCTTTCCATTCTTGGTATTTCTATAACATTACATATAAGTTGCAAATATTAATGGTTACTGAATAATGGTGGTAATTGGTAATTGTAAATTTAGTTATGTATTCAATACCCTTGAAACAGATACGCCTCCGCCAACAGCACTACCTAACACTAAGTATCGTAGTTTTAAAACTGAACTTATAACTCTCATGATAGCAAAATGTCTTGACAATTGtggattgtttattttaaacaatggaTTTCTGTCCATTCTACGTTGCATAATATGGCTCATACTTCTCTGTTGGTTATGACTGAAAGTATGACACCTCTTTATGAACTTTCGATTTTTTAAAATGCTCACTAGAACAGGTCGCCGACATGCCAATATctccattattaaattaatctaaaaacataataaaaatttcaaattatagttATTCAGCACTCttaatgaaatttatataatttaattcattttcaatattttttttttttatatatagctttatactgtttatttattagtttaatttatttaaaaaactttttaagaaaatttaaattgtgtcacaaaatatatgttaataatgtttacttttgagaggtttaaatataaataatataatactgcctACTTGATGGAAAATACAAAATGGATTCAAATAGGATTATCAgctattcatttaaataataaaatattataaagaaagaCAAGCAATATGATACAAGGTAATATTTAGTTGCCTCTGAAGTTTTTATCTATactgaaaatacaataaatataaaattaagtgattaagaaaatattatttctaattttcaaCTGGCtagcaatattattactatttcggtttttgattaaaaacacaatgtacatattatataatatgaaattatataaaaatcggTGTCCAAAAAAGTAATTGCTGTTGAATTTAGAAATTTGACGTACaatcgaaaacatttttaataactttataaggtaatgtatttcaattttttttttttttgcaataaattATCAAGGATTATTGTGAGAACATACCTGTATGCTatctttaagtataaataaaaaataagattagCCAAAGTCACACTTGAGGAGCGACGTTTATCAAAATTGGAcaattcaaaagtattttaaagaatatttagttttgttttattattgttatttttcacacaattaaaacgatatttctTACATGGAACCacgatatttaaataagttacgTCGGTACGAAATTTCACCAATATGGTTAAACTCAAAGGAtatgtaagtaataaataatagtatggaTAAAATAAAGGAATAAACCTCTCATATGGCCATACTTTAAGCTTAATCGTTAAAGTAAAGTTCTTCACGAATCACATCGTTCACATCACAAATCGCAATTTATTCACAAGAACTGTTCTTGTCAGTGTTCCGACAACTgttatctatagttattttgCGGTAATATTCATTGATTGATAAAGGACCGAGgtattgttctatggtatagGAATATCAGATTCAGCTGTGTCTAGGTCACGGACTATGAATAGTCCGTGGTCTAGGTACCCGGGTGCCCCTGTACCATCTGTacgtaaatacattatatagcgTACACGGACCCATCCAACATCCGTGTATATATTCAATACCCGGCCAAAGCCCCTATAATTTATCatccatagaacaatattatcgacaaaatcaatttagttTCGTCAATTATGGTAATATGGTGTAACCACGGACTGAGATCTTCGACCTGTGTCACTCACAAACTAAAAAACTAACAaccgtagaatataatatattagatacttaaaaatttcatcggatatttatatatcatcattttctgtacaacatttttaatgtatttttaaaattattgttgataaaaaatgtgttttctgtcaaaatgcttgaaaatttaaaaaaaaagttgagcatacatcaacattaatttttcatgAGCGTcggaagtaaaataaaataaaatcttgaacatttgcaaattatttttagttagaaattcatataatgttttctatttatatctaagatttgaaaattgaatacgagtcctcataagttttcttactattttagaaaaaaaaggtaACCGGAAGTCAATctaatttttaggagtgtttgaagttTACATACCTATTTTCGACATTGAATTTTCAGACctaaattaacgaattttcttattttgttcttattgaaaaacgaataaccgtaaatattaaatacttgtcatttttatacataaatacaagtATATTCAAAAGTTGctataatagcagttgagaaatattaaagatccataggcacgattttttatataagcatttaaagttcaaatttgtcaAATTAGTTTGTGTTCGATTTTTACAGCTAAGGAttcacaatttaataaaaagtattctcataaaaagttaatactgtaaccaaaaaatctaaaaaatatagttttttttacagacattttaagttaaaatttggaggaaatttgatatttaaacaaagaatatttttttagttgttttgttgtaatttaaaaatattattcgtgagaaCCTGaaacatagacatataaataaattataaaaatatatataaaaatataaaaaatatatttatttatatgatttgaaacttttcaaatatattatcatattttatacgcacaatgaaattttcaaatccaATTTTTTCGGccgaaattaatttaacctactgtaacACTAATGCCTCCCAATagcaaaacaaaacaaataactttaaatacaataataggtaggtaggccATAGGTAGGACAAGCACCCCAATCCCCCCTCGATAACTATTACTGAAATCacggtttaaaatatatgatatatatataagtatatcttaaaccgtgactgaaataataaccaattataaaatcgacaaaaacagcgataacgatgtcgagtggattttattttatgaattattataacagtctaataaaaaactattgcaactatttataactaattccaatttgaaacaaaataaaaattacgtttagtttaactaataacttgtaaatatatataataaatatatttaaccccccccccccccccaaaaaaaaaaaaaaaaaaatcgtatctacgcCGCTGTTACAatgacttttatattattaaattcaaatttagcaTATCCATTATTACAGAAACTTCTTTATACACATACTAAATATACTGCAGAGCGTTACCCCAATtgcctgatttttttttaaatttgtcctcaagatatatatatatatatacagtatatcccagaagtcccgtatcccTCTATTTATCCCGGAGAATTGTCAANNNNNNNNNNNNNNNNNNNNNNNNNNNNNNNNNNNNNNNNNNNNNNNNNNNNNNNNNNNNNNNNNNNNNNNNNNNNNNNNNNNGAAATGGCTTTTGGATATAAATGAAATgccttttttacattttgaaatgctTTTTTTATGGATTATATGGCCTCAAATCCGagcactatttattatataaacattggGTAAGTGAGAGTGgtgatcatattaataatattgcccGAGCATGATgagaaaatctaaaattatatttccttttttaaaaaaaaaaatcgatatttaGATA
It contains:
- the LOC100158908 gene encoding dynamin-like 120 kDa protein, mitochondrial isoform X1, whose product is MEILACRRPVLVSILKNRKFIKRCHTFSHNQQRSMSHIMQRRMDRNPLFKINNPQLSRHFAIMRVISSVLKLRYLVLGSAVGGGVSVSRKYQEWKDSLPDLSWLEDVFPNNNIANTIQTSLKSILDTVQNIDFDSSKSNEKLDKLKVWLDSHIDQAFKAAEITESDDQSKIVEDISPIITKAATPNSKDYKQKLEISQQEIIEIQLRYQKELEKLEKENKELRKILLLAKNHKMNMRKVKKSLIDMYSELLDELNDYDSNYQTQDHLPRVIVIGDQSSGKTSVLEMIAQARIFPRGAGEMMTRAPVKVTLSEGPYHVAQFKDSAREFDLTKESELAELRKEVEARMKNTVSRGNSVSNEVISMTVRGPGLQRMVLVDLPGIISSVTQGMAPDTRECIRQMSTAYMSNPNAIILCIQDGSVDAERSNVTDLVSQIDPHGRRTILVLTKVDLAEKNMANAERVNKILSGSLFPMKALGYFAVITGKGNQNDSIDSIKEYEENFFRNSKLFRESIGISSQLTTRNLSMAVSDCFWKMVRETVEQQADSFKATRYNLETEWKNNFPRYLELDRDELFEKARGEVLNEVVNLSLVSVKDWEEKLSAELWNGISHYIIENVYLPAGYSVNQTNSTASFNTMVDIKLKQWAEEQLPRKSINIGWVVLKDMFKTMFEENQNQKLQASDEILETLKMAVIDEALKRHSWEDKALEMLRVIQLNTLEDRCIKDKHNWDQAAQFLTSTLENNLKVTDGLLKEMVGPSNYEKWFYWQSSTAEQTKRNNIKYELENLLHSNPNHSNLLSKDEQITISNNLKQKNGTPCELDDIWQTWYLVYRRHYFKIALENAQNIKKHFYHYQESNGLQNEYYDIEMFWRITRMIKVTANVLRQQITNRELRRLHKELKEVLDEYSQNIEMKCKLLTGRRVTLVEELNKVKQIQEKLEDFIQALNKEK
- the LOC100158908 gene encoding dynamin-like 120 kDa protein, mitochondrial isoform X2 is translated as MEILACRRPVLVSILKNRKFIKRCHTFSHNQQRSMSHIMQRRMDRNPLFKINNPQLSRHFAIMRVISSVLKLRYLVLGSAVGGGVSVSRKYQEWKDSLPDLSWLEDVFPNNNIANTIQTSLKSILDTVQNIDFAKIVEDISPIITKAATPNSKDYKQKLEISQQEIIEIQLRYQKELEKLEKENKELRKILLLAKNHKMNMRKVKKSLIDMYSELLDELNDYDSNYQTQDHLPRVIVIGDQSSGKTSVLEMIAQARIFPRGAGEMMTRAPVKVTLSEGPYHVAQFKDSAREFDLTKESELAELRKEVEARMKNTVSRGNSVSNEVISMTVRGPGLQRMVLVDLPGIISSVTQGMAPDTRECIRQMSTAYMSNPNAIILCIQDGSVDAERSNVTDLVSQIDPHGRRTILVLTKVDLAEKNMANAERVNKILSGSLFPMKALGYFAVITGKGNQNDSIDSIKEYEENFFRNSKLFRESIGISSQLTTRNLSMAVSDCFWKMVRETVEQQADSFKATRYNLETEWKNNFPRYLELDRDELFEKARGEVLNEVVNLSLVSVKDWEEKLSAELWNGISHYIIENVYLPAGYSVNQTNSTASFNTMVDIKLKQWAEEQLPRKSINIGWVVLKDMFKTMFEENQNQKLQASDEILETLKMAVIDEALKRHSWEDKALEMLRVIQLNTLEDRCIKDKHNWDQAAQFLTSTLENNLKVTDGLLKEMVGPSNYEKWFYWQSSTAEQTKRNNIKYELENLLHSNPNHSNLLSKDEQITISNNLKQKNGTPCELDDIWQTWYLVYRRHYFKIALENAQNIKKHFYHYQESNGLQNEYYDIEMFWRITRMIKVTANVLRQQITNRELRRLHKELKEVLDEYSQNIEMKCKLLTGRRVTLVEELNKVKQIQEKLEDFIQALNKEK